DNA from Babylonia areolata isolate BAREFJ2019XMU chromosome 32, ASM4173473v1, whole genome shotgun sequence:
acccgaacgcacgcatgcacccacacacattttttttcttttgcacacacacttgcacaaacaaTGTTGAACAAATATGATGataaagacaacacaaaacaatactgacctgctgtaaaaaaacaaacaaacaaaaacaacaacaacaacaacaaaaaaaaaacaaaaaaaacccacacacacacacatacacacacacacacacacaaaggaaaaaaacaaacctgctTTAATTCTGTTCCGTCTTTCATGACAACATGGTATTGTTTTATTGAGCAAGGCATACAGAAAAACAATATATAGCCTTATTTTGATAATCACATAAAGAATATCATTTTTCGTTTTACTAAGCATAACAATGGATAAATAGACACCTATGTAATGATGTAAATGGATACATAAATATTCATCTGTatacctttctatctatctatctatatatatctctgtgtgtgttttgtgtgtgtgtgtgtgtgtgtgtgtgtgtgtgtgttgtatacctttctatctatctatctgtctttagttatatatatatatatatatatatatatatatatatatatatatatatatgtgtgtgtgtgtgtgtgtgtgtgtgtgtgtgtgtgtgtgtgtgatatgattataaaacgaaagacaaaaagaaacaaaaccacaccaTCAATTACCAGTTTCTCAACTTGTAGAAGGTGGAGCTTTGGGAGGAAGCTactcctgctactgctactactgctgctgctacagtagTAGaactcaccttcctcctcctccttcccacctcaGCGTGGCTACCACCCCCACTCTTCTCCACCCCGAGCTGCACGTGCTTCTGGCTGTGCGCGTGCTGGCCCGGGTCACGCTGACCGCTGCTGCTGCCCAGCCGGTGATGCTCCTCCGCTTTGTTGCTCTGGCGAACCTCTCGCGTCTCGGCCGTGGAGCTCTGCGCGCGCGTCGTCGTGGCGACCGTTGCCAGGGCGACGGCAGCGGCGGAGTCGGCCATGGCGGAGGAGGTGCGTCTCTTTGTCAtctgttggtgtgggggtggtggggatgggggtggtaggtgtgtggggataagtgcgtgtgtgtggagtatgATGATGATTCTACCCCCAATGAGAAGGCGCCACACCTCGGAATCATGATCTGAGTGTAACAGAGACGCAATGATCACAGTAACTCCCGGCAACAGAGAGACGCGAGAGCGTCTGGCCTGTCCGAAACGTCATGGCACTGGGAAGGTGGGCATGATTCATCACGCTCTCACACTGTCCATTCTGACGAAGCGCCATCTCACAGGGAAGAATGATGATCCGACCCAATCAGAAGGCGCCACACATCAagatcatggtttgagtgtgtgtgctggctaGCTGTCTGGGCCACAGTTCGTGCCTAACACGTCTGGCCGTCGGTCGCTTATAGttatcacagctcgcgtcactcggttgaTAGCGGGTTTTTGTTCACGAAACTGATTCCGGTTTAAACTTCTTAATGGGACACCTGGTGTTATGTGAACAaaaaactcgcatcaaccgaGTGACGCAAGCTGTGATGTAataagcgaccgacgcccagaccaGTTAGACACGAACTAATTTGTCCAGATAGCTAaatagcacgcacactcaaatgGCGCCGTCTCATTTGGGTAGAATGATAGTaagaatgatgatattaatgacgataatgatgatgataagaagaagaagcagaagaagacgaagaagaagaagaagaaggaggatgaggaggaggaagaggagaaggggaaaaagaagataataatgataatgacgacgatgataataattgtAACAAAATTAGAaaagtataatgataataacaataatgataacgatgataaggCAAAGTCCTGTTTTAGAATCCTAAATTCAGGGACCTCTTTACTGGTGATTTTAGTGCTGATCACTCTTTTCCTGTATTATTCAATcaggattcagtcacacacacacacacacacacacacacacacacacacacacacaccattctgtcTACCAGGCGATGTGTCCGACATACCCGTTCCTCCATTGTCTGCTCCTCGTGTGTGTGGTTCGACTGCTGCcccgactgcacacacacacacacacatacatacacacacacatacatacacacacacaaacacacacacacgcacacgcacgcacacacacgcacgcacgcgcgcacgcgcatacacacacgtgtcacctcccattcttactctctctctctgtcacacacacacacacacacataccgagacacacacacacacacacacacacacacacacacacacacacacacacacactcaaacacacgcagtctctctttcgctctctctgtgaggtactctttctcattctcttactcactctctttttgtcacaattctctttctctctctctctctttcttacatacaccctctctctctccctccctgtgtcttctctccctctgtctctctctctctgtctgtctctccctccctctctccccctccccctctctgtctctctctctccctcccccctctctctctgcctctgtctatccctctctctgtctttcttcctctgtctctccctccctccccgtctctccctctctctgtctctccctccctccctccgtctctccatccctctgtctctccctccctgtctctctctccctccctccctctgtctctccctccctctctctgtttccctctctctgtctctccctccctctctctgcctctccatccctctgtctctccctccctgtctctctctatatatatctccctctgtccctctgtctctccctccctccctctgtctctccctccctctgtctctccctcccaccctccctctctctccctcaatgtctctctctctctgtctctccctcccaccctccctctctctccctcaatgtctctctctctctgtctctccctccctccctcagtctctccctccctctgtctctctcttcctctctctccctcccccctctccttccctccctccctctctcaccccctctcactctctctgtatcaaccaccatcatcatcacaacgcccttcacacacacacacacacacacgcacacacacacacaccttgagagCTCGGGGAGGGTCGTCgaaagtggggagaggggtgggggagcggtttttctcctcctcctccccctcccccagccccgtcAACTCCGACAGATCCACGCTGCCGAACGAAGAGTCGCTCCTCTCCAGTTTCCGGCCgtcgccgccgccgctgctgctgctgttgttgctgctgtggttgttgctgctgtggttgttgctgttgttgttgttgctgctgtggttgttgttgctgctgtggttgttgctgttgttgttgttgctgctgtggtgggggtgggtgtgcaaGGCGGCAGCGTCCTTGCTGTTTGGCTGAtggcgttgttcttgttgttgttgttggtggtggtggtgttgttgttggtgttctgttGGGTGAGACGGTTTTCGTATAGTAGTGTATGGAGTTTCGGTTTGAAAGAAtactaatgacaatgataatgaatgattgtacaaacactaatgataatggtaatgttgATTATATAatggtaacaataataacaacataatatccattactactattactaatataagaaaaagaaaagaagaagaagactgtttttgttgttgtttctttttgggggtgaggggagggggggggggttgtcctattcattcatacacaaccgcgcacacacacgcacacacacacacacacacacacacacacataccacccacccgcacacgcctccctcccccctcccccacccctcccctccacacacacactgtcaacccaCCCACTGGGCCACCGCCGTCCTCAgcaccgctccccctcccccacccctcccctccacacacacactgtcaacccaCCCACTGGGCCACCGCCGTCCTCAgcaccgctccccctcccccacccctcccctccacacacacactgtcaacccaCCCACTGGGCCAACGCCGTCGTCAgcaccgctccccctcccccacccctcccctccacacacac
Protein-coding regions in this window:
- the LOC143276640 gene encoding uncharacterized protein LOC143276640 — protein: MFETSRDHRTLEATAQRLREVWGSVGKCRSLEKMARKGGDGLTLYERIMAYRKIKSTEEVDPDSQASPRNPDREGPALQQRQQRRERGVPSSSSSPRTSTHPEISHKERRRRSGAEDGGGPVEHQQQHHHHQQQQQEQRHQPNSKDAAALHTHPHHSSNNNNSNNHSSNNNHSSNNNNSNNHSSNNHSSNNSSSSGGGDGRKLERSDSSFGSVDLSELTGLGEGEEEEKNRSPTPLPTFDDPPRALKSGQQSNHTHEEQTMEERMTKRRTSSAMADSAAAVALATVATTTRAQSSTAETREVRQSNKAEEHHRLGSSSGQRDPGQHAHSQKHVQLGVEKSGGGSHAEVGRRRRKKSEADQEDYRQTIAALDKMADKNLKRLLGEEEGEVEEGEVDQKMMEKIFSPQFQAELDSFLRTT